The Triticum urartu cultivar G1812 chromosome 5, Tu2.1, whole genome shotgun sequence genome contains the following window.
ATTCCGGGCCTAGATCCGCCTCCGATCTGCTCGGCGGCAGGCGCTGTTGCTGTCGTTGttgaaggaggaggaggaggaggaggaggagagggagccCTAGACTCCTAGGGCAAGGCCGAAGCAGATGGGGGCACCGAAGCAGAAGTGgacggcggaggaggaggcggcgctcAAGGCCGGGATAGGCAAGCACGGGGCCGGGAAATGGCGCACCATACTCAAGGACCCCGAGTTCAGCAACATCCTGCGCTACCGCTCTAACGTTGACCTCAAGGTTCGTTCCTGCGTCCGTTTCCTCGGCTGCCAGACCCTGCGCGCTTTAGCCGCTCCACTAGATTGGAGAGACTCTGATGACTGCTGCATGATTGCAGGACAAGTGGCGGAACATGAATGTCACGGTGAACGCGTCGGGCACTCGCGACAAAgtgaggacgacgaccacgacgACACCCACGGCTAAGAAGCCGAGGTCTGCTCCGAAGCAGGAAAACCACCCGACGTCGATCACCACCATCACCTCCGACGGCGATGATGACGTCGTCGATGTGAAGCCTATCATAAAGCCTATTGTGACGTTTACTACAGGTTCAGGGAATAAATCGCTATCCAGGTAGGTGCCCTGTTCGATATACTGGTTTGAATGCTTGTTTATTTCCTTTGTTCTACCAGTATCTCGAACAGAAACTTGCAAGGTTTTGACTGCTTTGATGTACCTCTATGGTGCCGTTCCTGCAGGCTAGAAAATATCATACTGGAGGCCGTGAAGACCTTGAATGAGCCTACAGGGTCATACAAAACAGCCGTTGCTAATTACATAGAGGTCTCTATATGCTTCTTCTGTTTATCATGTACTTTATCACAATGAAATGTCAACAACAAACATAATATATGATGCTTTACAAATGCTAAATTTCGTAGTCTTCATGAATAAAACATTGCTTATTTACGTTGCCCATCACTTAATATACTTTTGAATTCAGGCAGTGATGCAGAAAAAAAATTATGTGACAACATAGGCACACAGAAATTATTTCATGATAATCAGTGGCTACAAAATCCCATTCCATTGTGGCAGAGTTCTATCTAATCTAGTTTGTTTTGTAGATTGCTCCGTTCTTAACATATTTTTTCATGTCATGTAGGAACAATACTGGCCACCTGCTGATTTTGATCATGTACTGTCTGCAAAACTGAATGAGTTGACATCATCTgggaaattgatgaaggtagtAACGTTTCTTTCTACCATAACTCCGTTATTGTAAATTATAAAGAGGTGGGCAAAAAGTGCCCTGATATAAAGTATTAAAGTCACACCTGTTACCGTTGTTGTAGCATATAAATGAAGTCTGATGAAGCTCAATGAACTAGGATGTTTTCATATTATGTCTGGGTTTATCATTATATGGATGACTGTGCTTGATATGTTGTGCTCCCCCCAAATGCATTCACCCTATCAACACGTGTGTGAGCACTCTCTGTTCCAAACATTGTTTGCCTGCTATTGGcatctactccctctgtcccaaaatactatgatagtgtcaaaaacgttcttatattttgggacggacGGTGTACTTATCTATTCTATTATAATTGCTTTCAGTGCCGTAACATGTCTAGTAGGACAGTACTTATCTAGGTAGTAAGATTCAAAATGCCATACTATATTTCAGAAAGGTACTATTATACCTTTTGCTGGATCTCTTTGGTTCCAATGATATCTTTTGTATGCGTATTTTTTTTTTGCCATGGACCACCTGGAAATTGCtgttatatatatatttttaGTTGGAATGTAAGGTCCCTAAAATCATGAACCTGGATAATCTTAATATTTTAGCCTTGAAAATTTGTATGTTCACACCTAGATAGGCTAGGTTACTCTTTTTAAGTGTATAAGCCATCTGCCATGCAGCCCAATACTGAAGTTTATTAGTTTAACAATTTTAGGTGAATCGGAAGTACAGGATAGCCCCTAGCTCGTCCTTTTTAGAAGGGCGAAGCTCCAAAATGCTGCTGCTTGATGATATAAAAAAGGAGCCAACCAAGGTAGAGAAGGTAGAGCGGGATGGCTTTACAGCCCACACCAAATCTCAGGTAGATGCTGAACTTGCACGGATGAGAAACATGAGCGCAGAAGAGGCTGCAGCTGCAGCAGCTCGTGCGGTTGCTGAGGCAGACGCTATCATGGCGGAAGCTGAAGCCGCAATGAGGGAAGCGGAGGCTGCAGAAGCTGATGCTGTAGCTGCACAAGCCTTTGCGGAAGCAGCAATGTTGACATTAAAAAACAGGAGTTCCGCAAAATTGGTAATTGTTTCAAGTACTTAGACTGTATGTTCAACTTTTTTTTTTCATGTTTTCAGTTGACATTTTGTTGGTTTTGCACACTTACATCACGCCACTTAAATGCAAGTAAATACATTCACTTTGCTTTAATATGAATTTCTAGCCCCCTCCACAAACAGTCGCATTCATATTCATGAGTAAAACATTGGAACACTTGAACACACATAATCAGAATCACTGCTTTCAAGCAATTTATATAGGAAATGGACACTTTAGAATCGTGAAAAAAAAACATGTTATCTGCTTCAGCAAATCCTGAACGCTTTCATGCTCACATGCAGATCATTCGAGGTTGACACATCTTGTGGGACCTGCTTCAGCGTCCGCTTTCCTCTGACCTTGTTGTGCGCGCGTGCATGCCTGCTGAATTCCAGCGCAAACTAACTGATGCTTTGGTGTTACTGGAGCCATCGAGCTGATGGCAATGCTGATCTGTTATTTTAATCCATGCAAGCTCATCCCAGATTCAAGCAGCGCAAACTTGCTTGGTTTTCTGACTTGCACCTTGAAGCTAGTTACCTTTCTCCCTCATGCCGGTTTGCCGAGGGATGGAGGAAGACAAACTCATATTTAACTCCCACATTACAGAGACGTAAATGCGATCTGCACGGGCTGTGGGATGATGAGAAGCTGAATAAATACAGATGATGGTCATTCCATCTTTCTGGACCCTTGTTGCTGTCATGGTTTAGGTCACTGCCATGTTGGAATTTTATTCACCATGTGTTGGATTACCTTACCTTCCTTTTGCGGCGAATCTTCCGAATGAACGGTGCCTTTCAGTTTGCCGCTTGTCTGTCTGGTCTGCCCCAGGCCAAGGTATTTGGTACAGAATAATCACAGCGTCTATAGAATTCATTCATGTATTCAGTCTGTATAAGTTTGCCAAGCCAAAATAGTTGGCAACATAACATGTTTTGGCAAGCCGAATTCACCCAATATTTATCTTGGTATTGTACCGGTGCTTGGAAAAAACGCAGTTGTACATTTGGTGATCCAACGTCTACCAATCTTTGATATCGGTGAACTTGGGTGGCATGTGCGTCTTGGTTCAACCCAAAGTTTCTTGGAATTGTACAAAGCGCACACATGCTTTTTCAATCCGTGTGATTGTTTACCAGAGAATCGTTGTTGTTCTCCATGGAATAAAGGAGGAGAAAAATGTTCGTCAAATGCGCTGGCTGCTACAGTCAGCTGGACACTGACAGAGGCAACAACCAACTCATTGTACTCTCAGTTCCTGTATATATAGGAGCATATATAGCTTGGATTTTGCAAACAAATGTACGAGCGGAAGAGAAGAAAAGCAAACAAACATATCGGCCGTTCCGTTTGGAATGCATGAATTTCATAGAAACACTACAATCCATTATATATGAACGGCAGGAAAAAGAAAGACACGTTCTATAGAGGCCGCAAATCAAAACATTGGTGGTCATCTCGAAAAAAGAAGATCAAAAAACAAGAGCGATGAAGTGCAAGTGCAACgtatggagagagagagagagagagagagagagagagcaggaaAAAGAAAGACACGTTCTATAGAGGCCATCACTACTCAATGATGTATCAAAAGAAAAAGGGAAATTTGTCCATTTAAAGAAGTAGAAATATGTCGTCGAAAAAAGCAGAAGCTTCACAATTTTGCGCATGCCAGTTCCTTTGGTGATGGGAACTATGAAACAGTTGCACCTCTAGTTCTTTGAGTTGTCATTATCTAAAGAAGTGATGAAAAAGTTCTTTGAGTTCTAGTATTAATTACATTCTAGTAACATATTTGATCATAAAGTTTTATCTCAATGATTTCACAACTTGGAACTGGACCGGATTAGTCATCACCTTTTTTTGCTGTTGAGGAATTTCACCACTTCGTCTCCTTTGTGTGATTTTCAATTCATATAACTAGGCCAATGCCCACTCAGCAAGGTAGTCAGAAGCCTAGTCTTCTGGTTGTACTCCCTTTATTCACTTTTCAAAGACGTTTTAGAAAGTTCAGACAACACCCAAAACAGTTCAATGGCAGTTGTCTAAAACGTCTTACAAAAGTTAACCGAGGGAGAAGAACATACAAGTCAGTATATTCAGGTGGCTTTAAGGGAGGCATATCCAACTGGGAGTACACGTAGTTCTTGTCATGGAATCATCCAAAGAAAGTGAGGCATAATTATTTACATGGAGGGATGGTCAAACTGTTGCTTAGAAGATTGCTATGCTCTGCACATGGAACAACACATGGTCTTGTGTGCCGCTTTGTTGGTTCTAGTATCATATGTGTTAAGAGtacgtaatgggcctaatgggcccgTTAGTCTTAGGATTAATTAGAGATAAAAGTCGCTTTCTTAGAGGTCAAGTAAGCCTTActtgggagtcaagtaaacctctctatataaaaagagatgtatcaatctaatcaagcaagaattaagaaggaaatccTTCCATCTTGCCCGGCCGTGGGCAAAAGGCCCCCGGCCGGCCTTCTTGCGCCCTCCTTCTAGCAGTGCCATAACAATTTGGTATCAGCTAGCTTCGGTTCGATCATGTCTTCACCGCCGCCCAACCCGTCTCTTCCGCTACCGGTCACGACCGTCGCCCCGCTCCTGCCCGCGCCGGGATCCTCCGTCGCGCCCGCCCCCGTCGTCCTCACCCCGGAGGTGTCCGGGACGCTGCGGGACCTAACACAGGCGGTCCAGGAGATCCACCTGTTCTTGGCCGGGTCCTATGGGCCGCACCCGGCTGCGCCGCCCAtcaccgccaccgcgccgccgtgGCTGCCGTGGCAGCCGCCGCACCAAGCGGCCCCCGCCGCGCTCGCCGGGCTGCTGCAGCAGCCGCTGCAGCTGCCATCCATCGCCCCGTCCTGGCTGTCGTGGCAGCCGCCGCACCAGGCGGCCTTCGCCGCGCTCGCCGGGCCACCGCAGCTGCCATCCATCGCCACCACCGCTCAGCCCTGGCTGCACTGGTAGCCGCCTCTCCTGCCGGCCTCCGCCGCGCCCGGCGCTCCGCCGCAGCAGCCACTGCCGCTGCCCGGTGCGCCACCGCCGCAGCCGCTGCCGCAGCCACCGCCGGTTAGCTCCGGCCCCGCGTCGACCGTGCCGGCGGGAGTCCCGCTCCACCAAGTCCAGTCCCCGCCGTCGCTGTCACCGCTTCCGCCTTGGATCGCTACCCGCCACGTGTCAGCGGCGGTGAGGCTGCAGGCTACTGCGCGACCTCCTAGCGCGTCGGCGTGTGCGGGAGATGCGTGGTCTGCAGCTGCCGCTCCTCCAAGTTGCCCTTCGCTGCGCAAAGGACCTCGATCTCATCCACTCCGCCGGGGATCTTGGGCATGCGGTTTCCCCACGGGCAGCGGGCATGCTGTTTTCCCCACGGGCGGCGACCTTCAAGTCTGCGACATTGGCGGTTGGGGGGGCGCACCCCTCCTCGTCATTCTCCATCGCAAGCCCCCCACTCTTCCCTGTGCGGTGCAGACCAACAGCCGTCCGACAGGAAGAAGGCATGGTGTCACCGACAACAACGCACCACGTAGCACCACTGCATTCCGTCACCGGGCGCCGCAAGGGCGCCTCTGCTGGTCACTCTTGCGACCACTTCCAGGTGGCCATACACATGCACTCCTTTTGTCCAGATGGTGTCCATGGGATCCAGGTGGCTGTACACGTGCACGTCCGACGTGCGGATGGTATCCACTTTTTGTTAAGAGGTCCAAAATAAATCGTCCCAATCCATTTCAGGTTGAGAATAATAAAACAAGCCGAGATGTAAAAGGCTTGTTTTTAGGTGTTAGGTTTGGGTTGCGTCGAGTCATGGTTATAAGTTGGTTAGGCTGCAGGGGCCTAATGGGCCCgttagtcttagggttaattagagataagaGTCGTTTTCTTAGGGGTCAAGTAAGCCTTGcttgggagtcaagtaaaccttTCTATATAAAGAaaggagatgtatcaatctaatcaagcaagaacTAAGAAGGAAATCCTTTCATCTTGCCCGGCCGTGGGCAAAAAGCCCCCGGCCGGCCTTCTTGCGCCATAACAATATGCTTGTTGCTtgcaaaatataagaaaataatCAATTGATTGTGCTATTGGTAGTTTAGAGCAAATGATTTGATCACAATGTGATTCAACAAGACATGGTCTTTGCACATCTTTACAGCACCTATCCCTCTTTGGCTATGAACCGTACGTGCACAGATTAGACAATGTAAATTTCCAGTAACCTGCAGCATTTGATTCCCTTATTGGCGAGTAGCTGCTCAAGAACCCTTCGATGTATCTAACGGGGCCACGTTTGAGAATTGCAGAGTAATAAACCCGATTCGCTACGAATCCATAGCTATATGCTACTATCTGAACTGGCGCTTCACGTTTTTTCAAACAAGGAGGTAATGTAAGACGACGCTGAAAGCGGCAAAAGATTCATCTACAACACCCGATCGATATTACTAACATCTAAGGTTTTCTAGTACAACCATTCCATTTCAGATACGTACTACTGTCTAATGCTAGTGCTACAAATAATACTTGTACATGTTTCCTGAAACAGTTGAACATTACCCAAAGCATCTCGTGTGACCGTAGTCAGGATTTTAAGTCCATCCGTCTCAGGACATGGTGAAAACTTGCAATGTATCCAGAATGAGCTGCTTCTCTCCCGCACCAATGCACAATCCTTGATGAATACAACACAACAAAGACATCAAGGACTGTATCCTGCCTCATGCCAAAGATGATTAACTACATATCTTTCTGAAGAAAGTTAAATAAAGCCTGTCCTGGAAATGAACTATCATCAGGTCCCTAGAACATACCATATCATTTACTGAACAGCTGAACATCTTCAGCCAAATTGTTGGACAGCTTTTGTTTCCAAATATGGCAAGAGTGGCCTAATATTGCTAGATTATAGAAAAGAGTTGCAGCACAACTGAAAGAACAAAGTTCCATACTATCATCACAATCTGTGTCTACAGATATGTGTAAATCCAGTTAGGAGCATTGGGATGAAGCATGAGCAATATGCAAGCAGAACAAATGCTAATGTAGTAAACCACCATGAAGACTCAATACTCTGGAAGAACTTTCTTATTTACATCAAACACAGCATTCTTCAAATTCCATTGTCAAACACCTTAAACTGCAGACATAATCTTGATCCAATCATTTACATTCTACATTCTCTCACTCCCATGTTGGACACCTTACATTACATTCTAAAATCTATTTCATGACTTGTTTGCTTGGCTGCTTAAAAGAACTTTGAAAAACTGGTGAAATAATTATTATTTGTTTGCTTTCCAACAGCATGATATGTACCGATGTCTCCCAGTTTCTTAATAGAATAATTCAGACATTCTTAGTTCAGTATTTGAAGATTTACTGACACAAAACTAGACCAAGCTAACCAGCCAAATTTAACCTTACCTGCTATGATGAAGCAGACACGAAAACGCCACATTCAAGTTCTGAGCTATACAAATTCAAGGTCTCCAGAAGCCGCATCGCCTAATACATTCATGTCCAGGCCTGTTCCTGGCACTTCTTCTAATTCATTGTCAGGATTCATGCTTCCTGCATCTTCCAGTTCATCTCTACCAGAGTCTCTCTGTGTTACCTCTTCAGTACTATCGTCTGGATAAACCCTTATCCTTATGCGCTTGCCTTTGATGTATCGGTATTCAAATTTTGGCGGTGGATATTTCCTATTTAACTTTTCATATTTGTCCAACATCTCTAGCTTCATAAATACATCACCGAGCATCCTGACAATCGAGGTATCAGGTCGAACACCCAGCTCTTCCATATCAGCAAAAACCTAGATGGGTTGTGAAGGAAACATGAAACGGTTATAAATGGAATAGCCATTGCAGTAAGCATCATTTCTGTAACCATGTTCCTTTAAGCATAGCTTTTGTACCACTAAAGAAAATGTTGATACAATCACATCCAGTGTAAGGTCAATAACATGTTAGAATACAACCAACTCAAACTCCAAATCTCTTAAGGCGAGCAGATAATTAGgtgaaaaataaaaggaatacaGATTCGCATCTTACTATGTCAGTTAAGTATGCATATAGTTCTACAGTATTATAGCTATTGCCCCTCCATGCAAGTAGGACCAAATGATGCAAAATCTACATTTATAAGATTTGCACATTGAAAATAAACACAGCATATTTAGTTCTATTTTCCTACCTCAAACATCTTCTCGTATGACCCCAATCTGTAATACAAGGAGatcattttcatgaaaaaaatacGGGGCAAACCCTCCATATATCTTGAGAATATCTTTTGAAATAGCTCTTCTGCTTCCTCAATTCGCCCATCCTCGACTAAAGCATTTAATAAAGTTTGATAGCTTCCCATGGTCTTCCCTTGACCTTTATTGAACATCCACTTGATAACCTAAACCAGAGAT
Protein-coding sequences here:
- the LOC125507769 gene encoding pentatricopeptide repeat-containing protein At4g21190-like isoform X2: MCEIKGLSNVKEEVYGALDSFVAWELEFPLIAVKKALKTLEDEKEWKRIIQVIKWMFNKGQGKTMGSYQTLLNALVEDGRIEEAEELFQKIFSRYMEGLPRIFFMKMISLYYRLGSYEKMFEVFADMEELGVRPDTSIVRMLGDVFMKLEMLDKYEKLNRKYPPPKFEYRYIKGKRIRIRVYPDDSTEEVTQRDSGRDELEDAGSMNPDNELEEVPGTGLDMNVLGDAASGDLEFV
- the LOC125507769 gene encoding pentatricopeptide repeat-containing protein At4g21190-like isoform X1; translation: MLSLRCWAPAFGLAFERAVVLRPRKFNSLVVCGARGPRPRYPRVWKTDKRIGTVSKSQKLVKCIKGLSNVKEEVYGALDSFVAWELEFPLIAVKKALKTLEDEKEWKRIIQVIKWMFNKGQGKTMGSYQTLLNALVEDGRIEEAEELFQKIFSRYMEGLPRIFFMKMISLYYRLGSYEKMFEVFADMEELGVRPDTSIVRMLGDVFMKLEMLDKYEKLNRKYPPPKFEYRYIKGKRIRIRVYPDDSTEEVTQRDSGRDELEDAGSMNPDNELEEVPGTGLDMNVLGDAASGDLEFV
- the LOC125507768 gene encoding single myb histone 5-like; protein product: MGAPKQKWTAEEEAALKAGIGKHGAGKWRTILKDPEFSNILRYRSNVDLKDKWRNMNVTVNASGTRDKVRTTTTTTPTAKKPRSAPKQENHPTSITTITSDGDDDVVDVKPIIKPIVTFTTGSGNKSLSRLENIILEAVKTLNEPTGSYKTAVANYIEEQYWPPADFDHVLSAKLNELTSSGKLMKVNRKYRIAPSSSFLEGRSSKMLLLDDIKKEPTKVEKVERDGFTAHTKSQVDAELARMRNMSAEEAAAAAARAVAEADAIMAEAEAAMREAEAAEADAVAAQAFAEAAMLTLKNRSSAKLIIRG